In one Procambarus clarkii isolate CNS0578487 chromosome 29, FALCON_Pclarkii_2.0, whole genome shotgun sequence genomic region, the following are encoded:
- the LOC138369712 gene encoding keratin-associated protein 10-8-like: protein MPVSHLPVSHLPPASLPPATCQSPSCQSPTCKSPTLPVSHLPVSHPPSLPPASLPPSQSPTCQSPTCQSPTCHLPVSHLPVSHLPVSHLPPATCQSPTSQSPTCQSPTSQSPTCQSPTCQSPTCQSPSCQFPTCHSPTCQSPTCHLPVSHLPVSHLPVSYLPVSHLPVSHLPVSHLPVSHLPVSHLPVSHLPVPHLPLSHLPVSHLPVCHLSPANLPPPSLPPASLPPPNTFTKICNDDRLCFLYVVIVNYIKLKKSFIIFK, encoded by the coding sequence ATGCCAGTCTCCCACCTGCCAGTCTCCCACCTGCCACCTGCCAGTCTCCCACCTGCCACCTGCCAGTCTCCCTCCTGCCAGTCTCCCACATGCAAGTCTCCTACCCTCCCAGTCTCCCACCTGCCAGTCTCCCACCCTCCCAGTCTCCCACCTGCAAGTCTCCCACCCTCCCAGTCTCCCACCTGCCAGTCTCCCACCTGCCAGTCTCCCACCTGCCACCTGCCAGTCTCCCACCTCCCAGTCTCCCACCTGCCAGTCTCCCACCTGCCACCTGCCACTTGCCAGTCTCCCACCTCCCAGTCTCCCACCTGCCAGTCTCCCACCTCCCAGTCTCCCACCTGCCAGTCTCCCACCTGCCAGTCTCCCACCTGCCAGTCTCCCTCCTGCCAGTTCCCCACTTGCCACTCTCCCACCTGCCAGTCTCCCACCTGCCACCTGCCAGTCTCCCACCTGCCAGTCTCCCACCTGCCAGTCTCCTACCTCCCAGTCTCCCACCTGCCAGTCTCCCACCTCCCAGTCTCCCACCTGCCAGTCTCCCACCTCCCAGTCTCCCACCTGCCAGTCTCCCACCTGCCAGTCCCCCACTTGCCACTCTCCCACCTGCCAGTCTCCCACCTGCCAGTCTGCCACCTGTCACCTGCCAATCTCCCACCTCCCAGTCTCCCACCTGCCAGTCTCCCACCTCCAAATACCTTTACAAAAATATGCAATGATGATAGACTATGCTTCTTATATGTTGTGATTGTCAATTATATTAAGCTTAAAAAGTCGTTCATCATATTTAAGTAA